TGAAACAAGGCCTTGCAGAATTAAAGGAGTGAATGAAAACACTGGTAATAGTGGCTCACCCTCAACTTGCGAATTCATCGACTGAATCATTTTTAAAGGCAGCCGCTGATGATGAAAATAACGTTATGTGGCATGAATTAAAAACACCTTTTGATATTTCTCAAGAGCAGGAATTACTTAAATCGGCAACCCGAATTATTTTTCAATTTCCGCTGTATTGGTATAGTGCGCCGGCGATCTTAAAGCAATGGCTTGATGAGGTATGGAATTCACAACTTACAAGCAGTCATTTGCTAAAGGGTCGTGAATTGGGGATTGTTACGACGGTTGCTCATTCTGCGTCTGCATTTCAACCGGGTGCCAGTCAAGGATATACAATTGCTGAACTTTTACGACCATATCAGGCTTTAGCGCACGCGATGGGGATGAAGTATTTGCCACCATTGCCGATCTATCAATTTGCCCAACAGAGTGAAGAAGAGCGGCAGTCTTTATTTATCCACTATCAGCAATATTTGACCTTAGATAAATTCTTGCATTTTAGCAATCAGACGCAATGGTTTATTGACCACCTTAACGTTAAAATTGCTCAAGAGTTAGATCCTCTTCAACAAGCTAAATTAGAACAATTATTGGCACTTTTACAAGATCAACAAGAGGAGCTGGATGATTTACATACTTCTATCGGATGGCTTCGAGAAAAAGAGGATGACTAAATGGATGAGAATCAACAATGGGCACACGAAGAATTAAAAAAATTAATGAAAAATAGCCCAACATATGAAGATCAAGCTTTTTACCGGGCATTAGAGCAGTTAATGCTTGAACAAGCACAACGCCTAGTCAATGCCGCCGGTGAGCTCGATGGTCGTAGTTGGGCTGACAAATAAATGGAACTAAAAATTGAACGAATTTATACTAAACCTGTTGATTTAGATGGTTATCGTATCCTTGTTGACCGCATTTGGCCACGCGGGATTTCAAAAGAAAATGCACATCTTGATAAGTGGCTCAAAGAGGTCGGCCCAAGTACCGAGCTGCGGAAATGGTTTGGTCATGACGTTGCTCGTTATCCAGAATTCAAAGAACGTTATCTCGCAGAATTAACCAACAATCCTGTTTACTATAATTCATTAAAGGCAATTGTCCAAAGTAAGTTGCCGAGTCAGAACGTTATTCTCCTTTACGGGGCAAAAGATGAAGAACATAATCAAGCAATTATTCTTGCTGACAAGCTCCAAAAAGATTTACAACTCGCTATAAAATAAATGCTAACAAAATATCAACAATTTTTTACTGGACGGCCCACAGTCGAAATTGCGAAGGATCTTTTAGGGAAACTAGTAAAATACCAAACTAAAAGTGGAATCATTGGTGGTTATATTGTTGAAACAGAAGCATATTTAGGAGAAAAAGATTCTGCATCACATGCTTTTAACGGACGACGCACTGGCTACTCGGAATCTTTGTATGGGATGCCCGGGAATATTTACCTATACCAAATCCGTGGACATTATTGTTTTGATATTGTGGTTCAGGATGCAGAGGAACCTCAAGGAATTTTACTTCGCGGAATAGAACCGGCGCTAAACATCGATAAAATGATCGAAAATCGGCACATGTCAGGGGTAAATATTACTAACGGTCCCGGTAAATTAGTACAAGCTCTCGGAATTCATTCACGGGATTTAGATGGGCAGCCTATGGAAACAAGTCCACTAACGGTTGATTTACATAATTATAAAATTCCTGGAGAAATAGCTATTTCTGCGCGGATTGGAGTTAATTTGAAGGGGAAAGATGGGTTAAGTCCACGCCGCTTTTATGTAAAAGGCAATCCCTATGTATCAAACGTGAAAAAACAAGACATGGATCTGGAATGTCATGGTTGGAAGGGGTAAATGGCGCTAACTTATCAACAACTATTAACGGCAGTTCCCGTTGTTCTCGATGCGGGTAGTGTTCCGAATATTGTCGGGGATGCGGGGATCGGTAAATCTGCTTTAGTTCGTGAAATTGCTGCTAATCTGAATGCGGCATTATTTACTACGGTTGTCAGCTTAAGCGAAAAAGGAGACCTTGCAATTCCGGTTCCCCCCTTGACCAGTGAATCTTTTGTTGAAACGAAGAATTATGGT
The genomic region above belongs to Limosilactobacillus reuteri and contains:
- a CDS encoding NAD(P)H-dependent oxidoreductase, which codes for MKTLVIVAHPQLANSSTESFLKAAADDENNVMWHELKTPFDISQEQELLKSATRIIFQFPLYWYSAPAILKQWLDEVWNSQLTSSHLLKGRELGIVTTVAHSASAFQPGASQGYTIAELLRPYQALAHAMGMKYLPPLPIYQFAQQSEEERQSLFIHYQQYLTLDKFLHFSNQTQWFIDHLNVKIAQELDPLQQAKLEQLLALLQDQQEELDDLHTSIGWLREKEDD
- a CDS encoding DUF488 domain-containing protein → MELKIERIYTKPVDLDGYRILVDRIWPRGISKENAHLDKWLKEVGPSTELRKWFGHDVARYPEFKERYLAELTNNPVYYNSLKAIVQSKLPSQNVILLYGAKDEEHNQAIILADKLQKDLQLAIK
- a CDS encoding DNA-3-methyladenine glycosylase — its product is MLTKYQQFFTGRPTVEIAKDLLGKLVKYQTKSGIIGGYIVETEAYLGEKDSASHAFNGRRTGYSESLYGMPGNIYLYQIRGHYCFDIVVQDAEEPQGILLRGIEPALNIDKMIENRHMSGVNITNGPGKLVQALGIHSRDLDGQPMETSPLTVDLHNYKIPGEIAISARIGVNLKGKDGLSPRRFYVKGNPYVSNVKKQDMDLECHGWKG